A stretch of Gadus macrocephalus chromosome 17, ASM3116895v1 DNA encodes these proteins:
- the LOC132445504 gene encoding NLR family CARD domain-containing protein 3-like isoform X1: MCKMVTAGKDVTGSCLSLIRLKRVSLVDTLEGRIDALLDVLLSREVFNRDDREDVLCQPGPRARVRKVLDILECKGEEAVNTFLSVVDQPETPSSAVGKSKDQPPSLGYNQIKQKHREVLRRRSESMLYYNTRHGEKILFSDQYVNLLLVNGHQGLDIKRHEVLAYGRKRLSLQQKSAEHRRITPDQLFSTANGARPVKKILVTGVAGIGKTILVQKLLLDFGNNKESLGFDFIIHMTFRDLNLVNKPVNLRELVLRKNRHLAKELDNILANDDKLLIIFDGFDEFRHYRRCDVDAFLCEPDDYGEVEEVFTSLMLGELLPNTAIILTSRPTAIGHIPVGCVDRFVLIAGFSLDEIQDFFCRYFQDEGLAEQLFRVVRENELMLTLCYIPAFCYIICCILKESKDFAGDNPRTMTDIYVQYLVALLRTHTQERAKASGAVQGTCGGEQLSDAVLQLARLAFFKLMDQQTLFYASDKDVAPLESCPLASTFLDKMVAQEPGCTEDVYSFAHLTVQEFFAAVYCAMTDQPLPDVLQQDSSAAEDTLKGHLDLFSRFLSGILSERNTKLLARQVGLSCDEGKAEAYRQRTVSNLNHLCENGTHILNSLHCLFEQQDPSLGQEVRAQALRLNVSDEILSPMDYNAIKYFLNATAGDLSELDLTGTDVSYEALRDLMPHLLKCKQLWVGENPLDMDTIQVIAEVLQQSDCFTHLGIGWTDIGDEELLVLSNAIRQKKVLKELWMEGNRVTCRGLLSLSDLTPHPLSKVVAIWNDVTETEVRSLSAPGDCGGDSLTVDFSEDAVWAAWGHWVLTRCSVSGNEKLLTVLHKVCKISTRYLETGWAHAFYRDLGRLVKSRIEQCTEEDVRKRLETFEGVLSW, translated from the exons ATGTGCAAGATGGTGACAGCAGGAAAGGACGTGACTGGGTCCTGTTTGAGTCTAATCCGGTTGAAGAGAGTCTCCCTTGTGGACACGCTGGAGGGGCGCATCGATGCCCTGCTGGACGTTCTCTTGTCGAGGGAGGTTTTCAACCGGGACGACCGGGAGGACGTGCTGTGTCAGCCAGGGCCGCGGGCGAGGGTGAGGAAGGTGCTAGACATCTTGGAGTGCAAGGGCGAGGAAGCTGTCAACACATTCCTCAGTGTTGTTGATCAACCAGAAACGCCAAGTAGCGCTGTAGGCAAGAGCAAAGACCAGCCGCCGTCTTTGG GGTACAATCAAATCAAACAGAAGCACAGAGAGGTCCTCAGACGAAGGAGTGAAAGCATGCTCTACTACAACACCCGCCATGGTGAGAAAATCCTCTTTTCCGACCAATATGTCAACCTTCTGTTGGTCAACGGACATCAAGGCCTGGACATCAAACGGCACGAGGTCCTAGCATATGGACGGAAGCGGCTATCTTTGCAGCAAAAGTCTGCAGAGCATCGCCGAATTACACCAGACCAACTCTTCTCCACAGCCAACGGAGCCCGGCCCGTCAAGAAGATCCTAGTGACAGGGGTGGCTGGAATAGGAAAGACCATCCTGGTGCAGAAGCTGCTGCTTGACTTTGGGAATAACAAAGAAAGCCTCGGCTTTGACTTCATCATCCACATGACCTTCAGGGACCTCAATCTGGTGAACAAGCCTGTGAACCTCCGGGAGTTGGTCTTGCGGAAAAACCGTCATTTGGCCAAAGAGCTGGACAACATATTGGCCAACGACGACAAATTGCTCATCATCTTCGACGGATTTGACGAGTTCAGACACTACAGGCGTTGCGACGTAGACGCGTTTTTGTGTGAGCCGGACGACTacggtgaggtggaggaggtgttcaCCAGCCTGATGTTGGGAGAGCTCCTCCCCAACACTGCCATCATTCTGACGAGCAGGCCCACGGCCATCGGCCACATCCCAGTGGGCTGCGTGGACCGCTTTGTGCTCATCGCCGGCTTCTCCCTGGACGAGATCCAAGACTTCTTCTGTCGCTATTTCCAGGACGAAGGCCTTGCGGAACAGCTGTTCAGGGTGGTGCGAGAGAACGAGCTGATGTTGACACTGTGCTACATACCGGCGTTCTGCTACATCATCTGCTGCATTCTGAAAGAAAGCAAAGACTTCGCCGGGGACAACCCTCGGACCATGACGGACATTTACGTGCAGTATTTGGTGGCCTTGCTCCGCACTCACACCCAGGAGAGGGCGAAGGCGTCCGGTGCGGTTCAGGGAACATGCGGTGGTGAGCAGCTCTCTGACGCGGTGCTGCAGCTGGCTCGGCTGGCCTTCTTCAAGCTGATGGATCAGCAGACTCTGTTCTACGCCAGTGACAAGGATGTTGCCCCTTTGGAAAGCTGTCCCCTGGCCAGTACCTTCCTGGACAAGATGGTGGCACAGGAGCCCGGCTGCACTGAAGACGTTTACTCCTTCGCACACCTCACGGTTCAGGAGTTTTTTGCCGCAGTTTATTGTGCCATGACGGACCAACCTCTGCCTGATGTCTTACAGCAGGACAGCAGCGCCGCTGAGGACACACTTAAGGGTCACTTGGATCTGTTCAGCCGCTTCCTCTCTGGGATCCTCTCCGAACGCAATACCAAGCTTTTGGCGAGGCAAGTGGGGTTGTCTTGTGACGAGGGCAAAGCTGAGGCCTATCGCCAAAGGACGGTCAGCAACCTCAACCACCTGTGCGAAAACGGCACGCACATCTTGAACAGTTTGCATTGCCTTTTCGAGCAGCAGGATCCTTCCCTGGGGCAGGAAGTGAGAGCACAGGCCCTGCGACTGAATGTCAGTGATGAAATCCTCTCCCCGATGGATTACAACGCCATCAAGTACTTCCTGAATGCCACTGCGGGGGATCTCTCAGAGCTGGATCTGACGGGGACGGACGTAAGTTACGAGGCATTGAGGGATCTCATGCCTCACTTGCTCAAATGCAAGCAACTCTG GGTTGGGGAAAATCCTCTTGATATGGACACGATTCAAGTCATTGCTGAAGTGTTGCAACAGTCGGACTGTTTCACCCATCTTGG AATTGGATGGACAGATATTGGTGATGAGGAACTGCTGGTCCTATCCAATGCAATACGACAGAAGAAAGTACTCAAAGAATTATG GATGGAAGGGAACAGGGTGACCTGCCGAGGTCTGCTGTCACTCAGTGACCTGACTCCACACCCCCTGAGTAAAGTTGT cgccatATGGAACGACGTGACGGAAACGGAGGTCCGGTCGCTGAGCGCGCCCGGCGACTGCGGCGGGGACAGCCTGACGGTGGACTTCTCGGAGGACGCGGTGTGGGCGGCGTGGGGCCACTGGGTGCTCACGAGGTGCTCGGTGAGCGGCAACGAGAAGCTCCTCACCGTGCTGCACAAGGTGTGCAAGATCTCCACGCGCTACCTGGAGACGGGCTGGGCGCACGCCTTCTACCGGGACCTGGGGCGCCTGGTGAAGAGCCGCATCGAGCAGTGCACGGAGGAGGACGTGAGGAAGAGGCTGGAGACGTTTGAGGGCGTTCTGAGTTGGTGA
- the LOC132445504 gene encoding NLR family CARD domain-containing protein 3-like isoform X2, producing MLYYNTRHGEKILFSDQYVNLLLVNGHQGLDIKRHEVLAYGRKRLSLQQKSAEHRRITPDQLFSTANGARPVKKILVTGVAGIGKTILVQKLLLDFGNNKESLGFDFIIHMTFRDLNLVNKPVNLRELVLRKNRHLAKELDNILANDDKLLIIFDGFDEFRHYRRCDVDAFLCEPDDYGEVEEVFTSLMLGELLPNTAIILTSRPTAIGHIPVGCVDRFVLIAGFSLDEIQDFFCRYFQDEGLAEQLFRVVRENELMLTLCYIPAFCYIICCILKESKDFAGDNPRTMTDIYVQYLVALLRTHTQERAKASGAVQGTCGGEQLSDAVLQLARLAFFKLMDQQTLFYASDKDVAPLESCPLASTFLDKMVAQEPGCTEDVYSFAHLTVQEFFAAVYCAMTDQPLPDVLQQDSSAAEDTLKGHLDLFSRFLSGILSERNTKLLARQVGLSCDEGKAEAYRQRTVSNLNHLCENGTHILNSLHCLFEQQDPSLGQEVRAQALRLNVSDEILSPMDYNAIKYFLNATAGDLSELDLTGTDVSYEALRDLMPHLLKCKQLWVGENPLDMDTIQVIAEVLQQSDCFTHLGIGWTDIGDEELLVLSNAIRQKKVLKELWMEGNRVTCRGLLSLSDLTPHPLSKVVAIWNDVTETEVRSLSAPGDCGGDSLTVDFSEDAVWAAWGHWVLTRCSVSGNEKLLTVLHKVCKISTRYLETGWAHAFYRDLGRLVKSRIEQCTEEDVRKRLETFEGVLSW from the exons ATGCTCTACTACAACACCCGCCATGGTGAGAAAATCCTCTTTTCCGACCAATATGTCAACCTTCTGTTGGTCAACGGACATCAAGGCCTGGACATCAAACGGCACGAGGTCCTAGCATATGGACGGAAGCGGCTATCTTTGCAGCAAAAGTCTGCAGAGCATCGCCGAATTACACCAGACCAACTCTTCTCCACAGCCAACGGAGCCCGGCCCGTCAAGAAGATCCTAGTGACAGGGGTGGCTGGAATAGGAAAGACCATCCTGGTGCAGAAGCTGCTGCTTGACTTTGGGAATAACAAAGAAAGCCTCGGCTTTGACTTCATCATCCACATGACCTTCAGGGACCTCAATCTGGTGAACAAGCCTGTGAACCTCCGGGAGTTGGTCTTGCGGAAAAACCGTCATTTGGCCAAAGAGCTGGACAACATATTGGCCAACGACGACAAATTGCTCATCATCTTCGACGGATTTGACGAGTTCAGACACTACAGGCGTTGCGACGTAGACGCGTTTTTGTGTGAGCCGGACGACTacggtgaggtggaggaggtgttcaCCAGCCTGATGTTGGGAGAGCTCCTCCCCAACACTGCCATCATTCTGACGAGCAGGCCCACGGCCATCGGCCACATCCCAGTGGGCTGCGTGGACCGCTTTGTGCTCATCGCCGGCTTCTCCCTGGACGAGATCCAAGACTTCTTCTGTCGCTATTTCCAGGACGAAGGCCTTGCGGAACAGCTGTTCAGGGTGGTGCGAGAGAACGAGCTGATGTTGACACTGTGCTACATACCGGCGTTCTGCTACATCATCTGCTGCATTCTGAAAGAAAGCAAAGACTTCGCCGGGGACAACCCTCGGACCATGACGGACATTTACGTGCAGTATTTGGTGGCCTTGCTCCGCACTCACACCCAGGAGAGGGCGAAGGCGTCCGGTGCGGTTCAGGGAACATGCGGTGGTGAGCAGCTCTCTGACGCGGTGCTGCAGCTGGCTCGGCTGGCCTTCTTCAAGCTGATGGATCAGCAGACTCTGTTCTACGCCAGTGACAAGGATGTTGCCCCTTTGGAAAGCTGTCCCCTGGCCAGTACCTTCCTGGACAAGATGGTGGCACAGGAGCCCGGCTGCACTGAAGACGTTTACTCCTTCGCACACCTCACGGTTCAGGAGTTTTTTGCCGCAGTTTATTGTGCCATGACGGACCAACCTCTGCCTGATGTCTTACAGCAGGACAGCAGCGCCGCTGAGGACACACTTAAGGGTCACTTGGATCTGTTCAGCCGCTTCCTCTCTGGGATCCTCTCCGAACGCAATACCAAGCTTTTGGCGAGGCAAGTGGGGTTGTCTTGTGACGAGGGCAAAGCTGAGGCCTATCGCCAAAGGACGGTCAGCAACCTCAACCACCTGTGCGAAAACGGCACGCACATCTTGAACAGTTTGCATTGCCTTTTCGAGCAGCAGGATCCTTCCCTGGGGCAGGAAGTGAGAGCACAGGCCCTGCGACTGAATGTCAGTGATGAAATCCTCTCCCCGATGGATTACAACGCCATCAAGTACTTCCTGAATGCCACTGCGGGGGATCTCTCAGAGCTGGATCTGACGGGGACGGACGTAAGTTACGAGGCATTGAGGGATCTCATGCCTCACTTGCTCAAATGCAAGCAACTCTG GGTTGGGGAAAATCCTCTTGATATGGACACGATTCAAGTCATTGCTGAAGTGTTGCAACAGTCGGACTGTTTCACCCATCTTGG AATTGGATGGACAGATATTGGTGATGAGGAACTGCTGGTCCTATCCAATGCAATACGACAGAAGAAAGTACTCAAAGAATTATG GATGGAAGGGAACAGGGTGACCTGCCGAGGTCTGCTGTCACTCAGTGACCTGACTCCACACCCCCTGAGTAAAGTTGT cgccatATGGAACGACGTGACGGAAACGGAGGTCCGGTCGCTGAGCGCGCCCGGCGACTGCGGCGGGGACAGCCTGACGGTGGACTTCTCGGAGGACGCGGTGTGGGCGGCGTGGGGCCACTGGGTGCTCACGAGGTGCTCGGTGAGCGGCAACGAGAAGCTCCTCACCGTGCTGCACAAGGTGTGCAAGATCTCCACGCGCTACCTGGAGACGGGCTGGGCGCACGCCTTCTACCGGGACCTGGGGCGCCTGGTGAAGAGCCGCATCGAGCAGTGCACGGAGGAGGACGTGAGGAAGAGGCTGGAGACGTTTGAGGGCGTTCTGAGTTGGTGA